From a single Candidatus Delongbacteria bacterium genomic region:
- the map gene encoding type I methionyl aminopeptidase: protein MIRIYSEREFTRIRKACAIIPRALEMVRPSVQPGMTTAELNQIVDSFIRAQGAVPSFIGVPGPGGVPPFPSCCCISVNEEVVHGVPGERVLKDGDIVSLDMGTILDGYYGDSAFTFPVGRISPERQALLDATQEALRLGIQAARPGNRVSDIGHAIEEYIRPLGYGIVREMVGHGCGSSLHEAPEIPNYGPAGKGPKLRPGMCLCIEPMINAGDWRIDVLEDGWTVVSADGSDSAHFEHQIRITSAEAEILTALD from the coding sequence GTGATCAGGATCTACAGCGAACGTGAGTTCACGCGCATCCGCAAGGCCTGCGCGATCATTCCCCGGGCTTTGGAAATGGTCCGCCCGAGTGTTCAACCCGGCATGACGACCGCCGAACTGAACCAGATCGTTGACAGTTTCATCCGGGCCCAGGGGGCCGTGCCTTCATTCATTGGAGTGCCGGGCCCCGGTGGAGTGCCGCCTTTCCCCAGTTGCTGCTGCATTTCCGTCAACGAAGAGGTCGTGCACGGTGTGCCCGGGGAACGCGTCCTCAAGGACGGCGACATCGTGTCCCTGGACATGGGGACGATCCTGGATGGATACTATGGGGATTCGGCGTTCACCTTTCCCGTGGGCAGGATCAGCCCTGAACGTCAGGCCCTGCTGGACGCGACTCAGGAGGCCCTCAGGCTGGGCATTCAGGCCGCCCGCCCGGGGAATCGGGTATCGGATATCGGTCATGCGATCGAAGAGTACATCCGCCCGCTGGGCTACGGAATCGTCAGGGAAATGGTTGGACACGGGTGTGGCAGTTCACTGCACGAAGCCCCCGAGATTCCCAACTATGGACCTGCGGGCAAGGGACCCAAACTACGGCCGGGCATGTGCCTGTGCATCGAACCGATGATCAACGCCGGTGACTGGCGGATCGACGTGCTGGAAGATGGCTGGACCGTGGTCAGCGCGGACGGCAGCGACAGCGCGCATTTTGAGCATCAGATCCGGATCACATCCGCCGAGGCGGAAATCCTGACGGCGCTTGATTAG
- a CDS encoding adenylate kinase → MRLILFGAPGVGKGTQARLITEKRGIPQISTGDILRAHIKQDSPFGRRVRQFTDKGNLVPDELILDIIRERLGQADCAKGFILDGFPRTVIQAEGLSQLLGELKSQLNAVVDLQVSDDEIVHRLSARRGCTNCGEVYNTLLETVPEVCRKCGEKAIVQREDDKEETIRHRLDVFNSQTRPLLEHYRKQGLLLSVDGTQPVGDVHKALMELLS, encoded by the coding sequence ATGAGGCTGATCCTCTTCGGGGCCCCGGGAGTCGGAAAAGGCACCCAAGCCCGGCTGATCACTGAGAAACGCGGTATCCCCCAGATCAGTACCGGGGATATCCTGCGGGCGCACATCAAACAGGACAGCCCTTTCGGAAGGCGTGTCCGGCAGTTCACCGACAAGGGCAACCTTGTGCCCGATGAACTGATCCTTGACATCATCCGCGAGCGCCTGGGCCAGGCCGATTGCGCCAAGGGTTTCATCCTCGACGGGTTCCCGCGCACCGTGATCCAGGCTGAGGGACTGAGCCAGCTGCTTGGCGAGCTGAAGTCCCAGTTGAATGCGGTCGTGGATCTTCAGGTCAGTGATGACGAGATCGTGCACCGACTGAGCGCGCGTCGCGGTTGCACCAATTGCGGGGAAGTGTACAACACCCTGCTGGAAACGGTGCCCGAAGTCTGCCGCAAGTGTGGCGAGAAGGCCATCGTGCAGCGCGAGGACGACAAGGAAGAAACCATCCGGCACCGTCTGGATGTATTCAATTCACAGACTAGACCCTTGCTTGAGCACTATCGCAAGCAGGGACTTCTGTTGAGCGTGGACGGCACCCAACCGGTGGGTGATGTTCACAAAGCCCTGATGGAATTGCTGTCGTGA
- the secY gene encoding preprotein translocase subunit SecY, translating into MLEKFSNIFRIPELRDRVLFTLFIFLICRIGAHIPTPGINAAALGQFFEQSQNTLFGLYDMFTGGAFQKVAIFGLGIMPYISASIIIQMMGTTVPYFQRLVKEGEQGRKKITQLTRYGTVLISLMQASGVSVFLESITSPGGDSIVLNPGLGFKFSVILMLTTGCLILMWLGEQITERGLGNGISLIIFIGVIETIPNAFFDEFQQVAAKTRPLLAEIFLLGLMVASVMAAIMMTQGVRKIPVQYAKRVVGKRMMGGQSTNIPLRINMAGVMPIIFAQSIMFVPQTLASMLPESGVKDWVNAAFTWTAFPYLILYWVLIIFFTYFYTAMTFNPVEVAENLKRYGGFIPGVRPGKKTAEFIDHVITRISFPGAVFLGFLAIFPQLLIRFSGDLLGGNLSFNFASIFGGTGLLIMVGVALDTLQQIESHLTMRHYDGLMKTGRIRGRSRMSS; encoded by the coding sequence ATGCTCGAAAAGTTTTCCAACATCTTCCGGATTCCGGAGCTCAGAGACCGGGTGCTGTTCACCCTGTTCATCTTTCTGATCTGCCGCATCGGCGCACACATTCCCACACCGGGAATCAACGCTGCGGCATTGGGTCAGTTCTTCGAGCAGAGCCAGAACACCCTCTTCGGTCTGTACGACATGTTCACCGGTGGCGCTTTCCAGAAGGTGGCCATTTTCGGACTGGGCATCATGCCGTACATCAGCGCCTCCATCATCATTCAGATGATGGGAACCACGGTTCCCTATTTCCAGCGTCTGGTGAAGGAAGGCGAGCAGGGCCGCAAGAAGATCACCCAGCTCACGCGCTACGGCACCGTGCTGATCTCCCTGATGCAGGCTTCCGGTGTGTCGGTGTTCCTTGAGAGCATCACCTCCCCCGGTGGCGACTCGATCGTGCTCAACCCGGGTCTGGGCTTCAAGTTCAGCGTGATCCTGATGCTGACCACGGGCTGCCTGATCCTGATGTGGCTGGGTGAGCAGATCACAGAGCGTGGTCTGGGCAATGGCATCAGCCTGATCATCTTCATCGGTGTGATCGAGACCATTCCCAACGCCTTCTTCGACGAGTTCCAGCAGGTTGCCGCCAAGACGCGTCCCCTGCTGGCCGAGATCTTCCTGCTCGGCCTGATGGTCGCCTCCGTGATGGCCGCGATCATGATGACCCAGGGCGTGCGCAAGATTCCGGTGCAGTACGCGAAGCGCGTGGTGGGCAAGCGCATGATGGGCGGTCAGTCGACCAACATTCCGCTGCGCATCAACATGGCGGGCGTGATGCCCATCATCTTTGCCCAGTCGATCATGTTCGTGCCCCAGACACTGGCCTCGATGCTGCCTGAAAGCGGCGTCAAGGACTGGGTGAATGCGGCCTTCACCTGGACTGCGTTCCCTTACCTGATCCTGTATTGGGTGCTGATCATCTTCTTCACCTACTTCTATACCGCGATGACCTTCAATCCGGTGGAAGTGGCCGAGAACCTGAAACGGTATGGTGGGTTCATCCCCGGGGTACGCCCCGGCAAGAAGACGGCCGAGTTCATCGATCACGTGATCACCCGGATTTCCTTCCCCGGTGCGGTGTTCCTGGGCTTCCTGGCCATCTTCCCGCAGCTGCTGATCCGGTTCTCCGGAGACCTGCTGGGCGGCAACCTGAGTTTCAATTTCGCCAGCATCTTTGGTGGCACGGGACTGCTGATCATGGTGGGCGTCGCGCTCGATACCCTGCAGCAGATAGAATCCCATCTGACCATGCGGCATTACGACGGCCTCATGAAGACGGGCAGGATTCGCGGACGTTCACGAATGTCATCGTAA
- the rplO gene encoding 50S ribosomal protein L15 produces the protein MNLGSLKYADGSRKKRKRIARGTGSGHGGTATRGHKGQMSRSGAKHRAWFEGGQMPIQRRLPKRGFTNIFREENQVVSLGQLDALAGAGVSITPELLLEHGVISHINKPIKVLSNGELTKAVKVEGLKVSASARERIESAGGSIA, from the coding sequence ATGAATCTCGGCAGTCTGAAATACGCGGACGGTTCCCGCAAGAAGCGCAAGCGCATTGCTCGCGGTACGGGTTCCGGACACGGTGGCACGGCCACCCGTGGCCACAAGGGCCAGATGTCCCGCAGCGGTGCCAAGCATCGCGCCTGGTTCGAAGGTGGGCAGATGCCCATCCAGCGCCGCCTGCCCAAGCGCGGATTCACCAACATTTTCCGCGAGGAGAATCAGGTGGTGAGTCTGGGGCAACTTGACGCCCTGGCCGGTGCGGGTGTATCCATCACCCCCGAGCTGTTGCTGGAGCACGGCGTGATTTCCCACATCAACAAGCCCATCAAGGTGCTGTCGAACGGGGAACTGACCAAGGCGGTCAAGGTGGAGGGCCTGAAGGTCTCCGCGTCCGCCCGTGAACGGATCGAAAGCGCAGGCGGATCCATCGCCTAA
- the rpmD gene encoding 50S ribosomal protein L30 — protein MKLKITWKRSTIGRIRKQEATIEALGLKRLHHSVIHEATPEIRGMVNKVQHLVQVEEIE, from the coding sequence ATGAAGCTGAAAATCACCTGGAAGCGCAGCACCATCGGCCGGATCCGCAAGCAGGAAGCCACGATCGAAGCGCTGGGACTCAAGCGTCTGCATCACAGCGTGATCCACGAAGCCACCCCCGAAATCCGGGGCATGGTGAACAAGGTCCAGCATCTGGTGCAGGTCGAGGAAATCGAGTAG
- the rpsE gene encoding 30S ribosomal protein S5, with product MSLIEKVVKINRTAKVVKGGRHFGFNAIVVVGDGNGRVGWGLGKAREVVDAISKGTEMARRNMIKIELSGTTLPHEIIGKFGAGKVLLRPASAGTGVIAGGNVRAVMECLGVHDVLAKNLGSNNPHNVVKATFVALTQMDSPAAKARRLNVTVKELYE from the coding sequence ATGAGCCTGATCGAGAAAGTGGTCAAGATCAACCGTACGGCCAAGGTCGTCAAGGGTGGTCGCCACTTCGGGTTCAACGCCATCGTGGTCGTCGGCGACGGCAACGGCCGGGTAGGCTGGGGCCTGGGCAAGGCCCGTGAAGTGGTCGATGCCATCAGCAAGGGCACGGAAATGGCCCGACGCAACATGATCAAGATCGAACTCTCGGGCACCACGCTGCCTCACGAGATCATTGGCAAGTTCGGCGCGGGCAAGGTTCTGCTGCGCCCGGCTTCCGCGGGAACGGGCGTCATCGCCGGCGGCAATGTCCGCGCGGTGATGGAGTGCCTGGGTGTGCATGATGTGCTGGCCAAGAATCTGGGCAGCAACAATCCGCACAACGTCGTCAAGGCAACCTTCGTGGCCCTGACACAGATGGATTCTCCCGCCGCCAAGGCCCGCCGCCTGAACGTGACGGTCAAAGAGCTTTACGAATAG
- a CDS encoding 50S ribosomal protein L18: MRKLNIDSRARRHMHIRKKVSGSALKPRLSVFRSTGHIYAQLIDDETGVTLVAASSLSADLKESLGSVKPSERSKLVGKAIAERALAKDIDTCVFDRSGYAYLGRVKALADGAREGGLKF, encoded by the coding sequence ATGAGGAAGCTCAACATTGACAGCCGGGCTCGGCGTCACATGCACATCCGCAAGAAGGTCTCGGGCAGTGCCCTGAAGCCGCGTCTTTCCGTGTTCCGCAGCACGGGCCACATCTACGCCCAGCTGATCGACGACGAGACTGGCGTCACCCTGGTCGCGGCCTCCAGTCTGAGTGCGGACCTGAAGGAATCCCTGGGTTCGGTGAAGCCTTCCGAACGCAGCAAGCTGGTGGGCAAGGCCATCGCCGAGCGCGCCCTGGCCAAGGACATCGACACCTGTGTGTTCGACCGTTCCGGTTACGCGTATCTGGGCAGGGTCAAGGCCCTCGCCGATGGTGCGCGTGAAGGTGGACTGAAATTCTAG
- the rplF gene encoding 50S ribosomal protein L6, translating to MSRIGRLPIPRPAGVEVSLGASRISVKGPKGELELTLHPDMTVAEDEGNIVVSRPTDERQHRALHGMTRALIANMVTGVTVGYRRDLEIQGVGFVAEMRGRVLNLKLGFTHLVVFNCPPGINITCPKNTQIVIEGIDRQLVGEVAATIRKLRPPEPYKGKGIRYKGEYVEKKAGKSGKK from the coding sequence GTGTCTCGTATTGGACGATTGCCCATTCCCCGCCCTGCGGGAGTCGAGGTCAGCCTGGGCGCAAGCCGGATCTCGGTAAAGGGTCCCAAAGGTGAGTTGGAGCTGACTCTCCATCCGGACATGACGGTCGCGGAAGACGAAGGCAACATCGTCGTCAGCCGTCCCACGGATGAACGCCAGCATCGGGCACTGCACGGAATGACCCGTGCCCTGATCGCCAACATGGTGACCGGAGTGACGGTGGGTTACCGCCGTGACCTGGAAATCCAGGGCGTGGGCTTCGTGGCCGAGATGCGCGGCAGGGTGTTGAATCTGAAGCTCGGCTTCACGCACCTGGTCGTGTTCAACTGCCCGCCCGGGATCAACATCACCTGTCCCAAGAACACCCAGATCGTGATCGAAGGCATCGATCGCCAGCTGGTGGGCGAAGTGGCGGCCACCATCCGCAAGCTGCGTCCCCCCGAACCCTACAAGGGCAAGGGTATCCGCTACAAGGGTGAGTACGTCGAGAAGAAGGCCGGCAAGTCCGGCAAGAAATAG
- the rpsH gene encoding 30S ribosomal protein S8 — MPVTDPIADLLTRIRNAIMAGRKVVDCPRSRMKEQIVDILVREHYLRAYKVVEEGPQGTIRIALSYTQEGRNVISGLRRVSKPGLRQYRAVANLPRVKSNLGIAILSTPEGILTNKEAKTRNVGGEVLCYIW, encoded by the coding sequence ATGCCGGTGACCGATCCCATCGCTGATCTGCTGACCCGCATCCGCAACGCCATCATGGCCGGACGGAAAGTGGTCGACTGTCCTCGTTCGCGCATGAAGGAACAGATTGTGGACATCCTTGTGCGTGAGCATTACCTGCGTGCCTACAAGGTGGTCGAGGAAGGTCCCCAGGGGACCATCCGGATTGCCTTGAGCTACACCCAGGAAGGCCGGAACGTGATTTCCGGACTGCGTCGTGTCTCCAAGCCCGGACTGCGCCAGTATCGCGCTGTGGCAAACCTGCCACGCGTCAAGAGCAACCTGGGCATCGCGATTCTCAGCACCCCCGAAGGCATCCTGACCAACAAGGAAGCCAAGACCCGCAATGTGGGTGGGGAAGTGCTCTGTTACATCTGGTAA
- a CDS encoding type Z 30S ribosomal protein S14 has product MARKALIKKSQATPKFQVRAYNRCRRCGRPRAFIRKFGICRICFRQMASNGEIPGVVKSSW; this is encoded by the coding sequence ATGGCCCGCAAAGCGCTGATCAAGAAATCCCAGGCGACCCCGAAGTTTCAGGTAAGGGCGTACAACCGCTGCCGTCGCTGCGGTCGTCCCCGCGCCTTCATCCGCAAGTTCGGCATCTGCCGAATCTGCTTCCGCCAGATGGCTTCAAACGGTGAAATCCCCGGCGTCGTCAAGTCGAGCTGGTAA
- the rplE gene encoding 50S ribosomal protein L5 translates to MSYEPRLKTKYRDTVREALKKTFGYGNIMQVPRLKKIVLNVGMGEAKDNPKALEAVVDELQRITGRKPVINNSRKAISNFKLRENMPVGTSVTLRRDAMWEFLDRFISISAPRIRDFRGLSNKSFDGRGNYNLGIREQIIFSEIEYDKVERVHGLDIAFVTSANTDEECYQLLKQLGMPIVTRKTKEA, encoded by the coding sequence ATGAGCTACGAACCCCGATTGAAGACCAAGTACCGCGATACGGTACGCGAAGCCCTGAAGAAGACCTTCGGCTACGGCAACATCATGCAGGTGCCGCGGCTGAAGAAGATCGTGCTGAACGTGGGCATGGGCGAAGCCAAGGACAATCCCAAGGCGCTCGAGGCCGTGGTGGATGAGTTGCAGCGCATCACGGGCCGCAAGCCGGTGATCAACAATTCCCGCAAGGCGATCTCGAACTTCAAGCTGCGCGAGAACATGCCGGTGGGCACCTCGGTGACTCTGCGTCGTGATGCGATGTGGGAGTTCCTGGATCGTTTCATTTCGATCTCGGCGCCGCGTATCCGCGACTTCCGCGGCTTGTCCAACAAGTCCTTCGACGGCCGCGGGAACTACAACCTCGGCATCCGCGAGCAGATCATCTTCTCCGAAATCGAATACGACAAGGTGGAGCGGGTCCACGGCCTGGACATCGCATTCGTCACCAGTGCGAATACAGACGAAGAGTGCTACCAGCTGCTGAAGCAACTGGGAATGCCCATTGTCACCCGGAAGACGAAGGAAGCATAA
- the rplX gene encoding 50S ribosomal protein L24: MKLKKGDKVVVLSGDDKGKQGKVLMAMPSKDKLIVEGVNVVKRHTKPNQRNQTGGIIEKEAPIAACKVAFVEPGSGKKAKLGIKVLENGKRARYSKTSNELV, translated from the coding sequence ATGAAGTTGAAAAAGGGCGACAAGGTGGTCGTTCTGTCCGGTGACGACAAGGGCAAGCAGGGCAAGGTCCTGATGGCCATGCCGAGCAAGGACAAGCTGATCGTGGAAGGTGTGAACGTGGTCAAGCGTCACACGAAGCCCAACCAGCGCAACCAGACCGGTGGCATCATCGAGAAGGAAGCCCCGATCGCTGCCTGCAAGGTGGCCTTCGTGGAACCGGGGTCCGGCAAGAAAGCCAAGCTGGGCATCAAGGTTCTCGAGAATGGCAAGCGCGCCCGTTACTCCAAAACCAGCAACGAATTGGTGTAG
- the rplN gene encoding 50S ribosomal protein L14 codes for MIQEETVLNVADNTGAKTIKCFRILGGSKRRYARIGDIIVASVKKALPGGNVKKGSVVRAVVVRTRKEIRRADGSYIRFDDNAAVIIDEKREPKGTRIFGPVARELREKEYMKIVSLAPEVL; via the coding sequence ATGATCCAGGAAGAGACCGTCCTGAACGTCGCCGACAACACGGGCGCCAAGACCATCAAGTGCTTCCGCATTCTGGGAGGCAGCAAGCGTCGTTACGCCCGCATTGGCGACATCATTGTCGCATCCGTGAAGAAAGCCCTTCCCGGTGGCAATGTGAAGAAGGGATCCGTCGTGCGTGCAGTCGTGGTGCGGACCCGCAAGGAAATCCGCCGTGCGGACGGTTCGTATATCCGCTTCGACGACAACGCGGCGGTGATCATTGATGAAAAGCGCGAGCCGAAGGGCACGCGCATCTTCGGGCCGGTGGCCCGCGAACTGCGCGAAAAGGAATACATGAAGATCGTGTCCCTTGCGCCGGAGGTGTTGTGA
- the rpsQ gene encoding 30S ribosomal protein S17: protein MDERGIRKVRVGRVVSNKMEKSITVAVVRKVKHPIYKKYFQSTKKYMAHDETNDAQIGDLVSITECRPLSRKKRWRLTEVIERRK, encoded by the coding sequence ATGGATGAGCGTGGAATTCGCAAGGTCCGGGTGGGACGGGTCGTGTCAAACAAGATGGAAAAGAGCATCACGGTTGCGGTTGTCCGCAAGGTGAAGCATCCGATCTACAAGAAGTACTTCCAGAGCACGAAGAAGTACATGGCCCACGACGAGACCAACGATGCGCAGATCGGCGACCTGGTGAGCATCACCGAATGCCGCCCGTTGAGTCGCAAGAAGCGCTGGCGGTTGACGGAAGTCATCGAACGCCGCAAGTAA
- the rpmC gene encoding 50S ribosomal protein L29: MKAKELNTLGRAELLTRLSEAEAAMSSLNFKHGTSQLDNPLEIRRVRKNIARLQTLVREMDLGIRKES, encoded by the coding sequence ATGAAAGCCAAAGAACTGAACACATTGGGCCGGGCAGAATTGCTGACCCGACTGAGTGAAGCGGAAGCCGCCATGTCTTCCCTTAACTTCAAGCACGGTACCTCACAGCTGGACAATCCACTGGAGATTCGCCGTGTGCGCAAGAACATTGCCCGCCTGCAGACCCTCGTCCGCGAGATGGATCTGGGCATCCGGAAGGAGAGCTAG
- the rplP gene encoding 50S ribosomal protein L16, translated as MLMPKRVKRRKQFRGRMRGLAHRGCNVDFGEFGLKALECGWITARQIEAARIAMTRSIKRSGKVWIRVFPDKPVSKKPLETRMGKGKGGPEFWVAVVRPGLIMFEIEGVKPEVAREAMRLASHKLPIHTKFVTREI; from the coding sequence ATGTTGATGCCAAAGCGAGTCAAACGCCGCAAGCAGTTTCGCGGCAGGATGCGTGGTCTGGCCCATCGTGGTTGCAATGTGGATTTCGGCGAATTCGGCCTGAAGGCCCTCGAATGCGGCTGGATCACAGCGCGTCAGATCGAGGCGGCCCGTATCGCGATGACCCGTTCGATCAAGAGGTCCGGAAAAGTCTGGATCCGCGTGTTCCCGGACAAGCCTGTGTCCAAGAAGCCCCTCGAGACCCGTATGGGCAAGGGCAAGGGCGGACCGGAGTTCTGGGTCGCCGTCGTCAGGCCGGGTCTGATCATGTTCGAGATCGAAGGCGTGAAGCCCGAAGTTGCCCGTGAGGCAATGCGCCTGGCCAGCCACAAGCTGCCGATCCACACCAAGTTCGTCACCCGGGAAATCTAG
- the rpsC gene encoding 30S ribosomal protein S3 translates to MGQKVNPIGFRLGINKTWSSNWFDESHFADKLMEDVEIRRYILNRKAYKQAGIAKVEIQRHSRNVVLTIHTARPGLVIGRKGQDVERLRQELNTKFNATVQVNILEIKKPELVAQLVADSVARQLEGRVSFRRAMKKTLQATMRNGAEGIKIMCSGRLGGAEMSRREMYKEGRIPLHTLRADIDYALSEAHTTYGLIGVKVWICKGEKFGIDYGVPRSNRGPAARPGGAPAPAAAPRGPRTRKG, encoded by the coding sequence TTGGGACAGAAAGTAAACCCGATCGGCTTTCGGCTGGGCATCAACAAGACCTGGAGTTCCAACTGGTTCGACGAGTCCCATTTCGCCGACAAGTTGATGGAAGATGTGGAGATCCGTCGCTACATCCTCAACCGCAAGGCCTACAAGCAGGCCGGCATCGCCAAGGTCGAGATCCAGCGCCATTCCCGGAACGTGGTGCTGACGATTCACACCGCCCGCCCCGGACTGGTCATCGGCCGCAAGGGTCAGGATGTGGAGCGTCTGCGTCAGGAGCTGAACACCAAGTTCAACGCCACCGTCCAGGTCAACATCCTTGAAATCAAGAAGCCCGAGCTGGTGGCCCAGCTCGTCGCCGATTCGGTCGCCCGGCAGCTGGAAGGTCGTGTATCCTTCCGCCGCGCCATGAAGAAGACCTTGCAGGCCACCATGCGCAATGGGGCCGAAGGCATCAAGATCATGTGCAGCGGTCGTCTGGGCGGTGCCGAAATGTCCCGCCGCGAGATGTACAAGGAAGGGCGCATCCCGCTGCACACTCTGCGCGCGGACATCGATTACGCCCTCTCCGAAGCCCACACCACCTATGGCCTGATCGGCGTGAAGGTGTGGATCTGCAAGGGCGAGAAGTTCGGCATTGACTATGGTGTGCCACGCAGCAATCGCGGACCTGCCGCGCGTCCCGGTGGCGCGCCCGCACCCGCCGCGGCTCCCCGTGGCCCCCGGACCAGGAAAGGGTAA
- the rplV gene encoding 50S ribosomal protein L22 — protein sequence MHAKAISRNLRISPRKMRLVANLVRGMKVNEALIQLQLSPKRSATPVFKAVKSAVANLINNQSASSTVEDLVITRIWVDEGPTQKRFLPRAHGRATVLRKRSSHLTVVVGDNGSENSDTEE from the coding sequence ATGCACGCCAAAGCGATCAGCCGCAATCTGCGGATCTCGCCGCGCAAGATGCGCCTTGTCGCCAATCTTGTGCGGGGAATGAAAGTCAACGAGGCTTTGATTCAGCTTCAGCTGTCTCCCAAGCGCTCGGCAACCCCGGTTTTCAAGGCCGTCAAATCCGCGGTGGCCAATCTGATCAACAATCAGAGTGCCTCCAGCACCGTCGAAGATCTTGTGATCACCCGGATCTGGGTGGACGAAGGTCCTACACAGAAGCGTTTCCTGCCCCGTGCACACGGACGGGCCACGGTGCTGCGCAAGCGCTCCAGTCATCTCACCGTGGTGGTGGGTGACAACGGGTCCGAAAACAGCGACACGGAGGAGTAG
- the rpsS gene encoding 30S ribosomal protein S19: protein MPRSVKKGPFIEEHLETKALAMKDQLNKKVIQTWSRRSVISPDFIGLTFAVHNGKKFIPVYVSENMVGHKLGEFSPTRTYHGHKEKKGDKKGKR, encoded by the coding sequence ATGCCGAGATCCGTAAAGAAAGGCCCCTTCATCGAAGAGCACCTGGAGACCAAGGCGCTGGCGATGAAGGATCAGCTGAACAAGAAGGTGATACAGACCTGGAGCCGGCGCAGCGTGATTTCGCCAGACTTCATCGGACTGACCTTTGCCGTGCACAATGGGAAGAAGTTCATTCCCGTGTACGTCAGCGAAAACATGGTGGGACACAAGCTGGGTGAATTCTCCCCCACGCGCACCTACCATGGGCACAAGGAGAAGAAGGGTGACAAGAAGGGCAAGCGCTAA
- the rplB gene encoding 50S ribosomal protein L2, which yields MALKKHKPYTPSTRFKVMVTREELSKDGPTRSLIAPKKRTGGRNNTGRVTCRHQGGGHKQKLRIVDFRRNKDGIPARVAALEYDPNRSANLALLFYKDGEKRYIIAPQGLKVDDWITSGVGSEIKTGNCLPLKNIPTGETVHCVELKIGKGAQMGRSAGTRIQVMAKDGNYILLKLPSGEVRKVHENCRATLGQVGNSDHMNISSGKAGRSRWKGIRPTVRGVAMNPVDHPMGGGEGRTSGGRHPCSPWGQLAKGYKTRKKSNPSDKYIVRRRSK from the coding sequence ATGGCACTGAAGAAACACAAACCCTACACCCCCTCGACCCGTTTCAAGGTCATGGTCACCCGGGAAGAGCTGTCCAAGGACGGCCCGACCCGCAGCCTGATCGCGCCCAAGAAGCGTACGGGCGGCCGCAACAACACGGGGCGTGTCACCTGCCGCCATCAGGGCGGTGGACACAAGCAGAAGCTGCGCATCGTTGACTTCCGTCGGAACAAGGACGGTATTCCCGCCCGCGTCGCGGCCCTGGAATACGATCCCAATCGCAGCGCCAATCTGGCCCTGTTGTTCTACAAGGACGGTGAGAAACGTTACATCATCGCCCCGCAGGGACTGAAGGTCGACGACTGGATCACCAGCGGAGTCGGCTCGGAGATCAAGACCGGCAACTGCTTGCCGCTCAAGAACATTCCCACGGGTGAAACCGTGCACTGCGTGGAGCTGAAGATCGGCAAGGGCGCCCAGATGGGCCGCAGCGCCGGTACGCGCATCCAGGTGATGGCCAAGGACGGCAACTACATCCTGCTGAAGCTGCCTTCCGGGGAAGTGCGCAAGGTGCATGAGAATTGCCGTGCCACACTGGGCCAGGTGGGCAACAGTGATCACATGAACATTTCATCGGGCAAGGCCGGTCGCAGCCGCTGGAAGGGCATCCGCCCCACGGTGCGAGGCGTGGCCATGAACCCGGTGGATCACCCGATGGGTGGTGGCGAGGGACGCACGAGCGGAGGACGCCATCCGTGTTCACCGTGGGGCCAGCTTGCCAAGGGTTACAAGACCCGCAAGAAGAGCAATCCTTCTGACAAGTACATCGTCCGCCGCCGGAGCAAGTAG
- the rplW gene encoding 50S ribosomal protein L23, with product MTSNKPVLVHPLLTEKMMVLQDERNQYGFVVAKGCNKLEIKSAVEKQFGVSVEDVRTMNVAGKLKRQGKFVGRRSSWKKAIVTLKQGDRIEIVEGV from the coding sequence GTGACTAGCAACAAACCGGTTCTCGTGCATCCGCTGCTGACCGAGAAGATGATGGTGCTCCAGGATGAGCGCAATCAGTACGGCTTCGTGGTGGCCAAGGGCTGCAACAAGCTGGAAATCAAGAGCGCGGTCGAGAAGCAGTTCGGTGTCAGCGTCGAGGACGTGCGCACCATGAACGTGGCTGGCAAGCTCAAGCGCCAGGGCAAGTTCGTGGGACGACGCAGTTCCTGGAAGAAGGCCATCGTCACCCTCAAGCAGGGTGACCGCATCGAAATCGTCGAAGGCGTCTAG